ATGAATCGTACAATATGGCGCAGGGCGATTACCTGTTATCTTTCAACGGTTACATCAGCTTAAGCCTGTACAACATAAGGCAGGACTCGCTGCTGCAGCATAACCTCTTACACGGGCCCCGCGATACGGCTGGCCCCGCCATGGAACAAACGCTGAAAGCCTATCTTCAGTATTATTCCGGCAGTATCCGCGCAAACAAAATGTTGTACGCCAATAGCCAGGCATGGCCGTTGAAGCGCGGCAGATAGAAATGTTGTTCCTGCTTAAATAAACAGGTCGGGAAACAGTTCTGCATCCGGGTCTACGGCATACTGTGTGAAGCTGGTAATACCTTCTGCCGCCAGCACCTCTTCATCTATCCAGGTCCGGCCGGTATACAGGAGATTTGTTTTCGAAAGAATGGCCGCTGCCGCATCGGCAACAATAGCAGGAGTACGGCTTTTTTGCATCAGTTCTTCACCTCCCAGCAGGTTTTTAACCGCTGCTGTAGCAATGGTTGTCCTGGGCCATAACGCATTGCTGGCAATACCATCATTCCTGAATTCATCGGCCCAGCCAAGCGCCATCATACTCATATTGTATTTGGTAAGCGTATAGGCCACATGCGGGGCCAGCCATTTGGGCTGCAGGTTCACCGGCGGTGAAAGTGTAAGAATATGAGGGTTGGAAGCTTTTTTCAAATGCGGGATGCAGGAGCGCGTCATAAGAAAGGTTCCGCGCACATTGATATCGAACATAAGATCGAAACGGCGGGGATCGGTTTTTTCTGTACCGGAAAGCTGTATCGCAGAAGCATTGTTGATGAGGATATCGATGCCCCCAAAACGTTCAGCCGCCTGCGCTACAGCAGCCATCACCTGCTCTTCGTTACGGATATCTACCTGAACAGCCAACGCCTGCCCGCCGGCTTTCTCTACTTCTGCTGCTGCACTGTAAATGGTTCCGCCAAGCCTCGGATCTTCTGTAACACTCTTGGCAGCAATAACAATATTGGCTCCCTCCGAAGCCAGTTTCAATGCTATCTCTTTTCCTATGCCCCGGCTGGCGCCTGTAATGAATACGGTTTTATCCCTGAACTGCATATGGCTGCTTTTTACCGTAATTTAACGGTAAAACCGCATTAACCCAACACATCACAACAACCTACACCAGGTTATCACCCAAAAACGCCGCGATCACCGCCTCTGTAGCAACACAGGCTTTATCGAGATCGTCATTGAGAATCACCTCATCGAAAGAATGTTTAAAAGAGATCTCGTAAGAAGCTTTATTAACCCGCGTCTGTAAAGTGTCTTCTGTTTCGGTGCCACGGCTCATCAGCCGCTTGCGCAACTCATCAACAGAAGGGGGTTCTATAAAAATGGAAAGTGTTTGATCGGGAAACTGCTGCTGCACATGAATAGCGCCCTTTACATCAATATCAAGCATAGGTGTTTTGCCAAGACTCCAGATCCGCTCCAGCTCCGATTTCAGCGTGCCATAGTACTTTCCTTCATACACCATTTCCCACTCAATGAAAGCCTCCTCCTGGATCTTATCCTGGAACTCCTCTACACTCATGAAATAATAGTCTACACCATTACGCTCCGCCCCTCTCGGCTGACGCGTCGCTGCCGAAATGGAAAAACTGAGACGGGGATATTTCTGCAACAAATAACGGGTGATGGATGTTTTACCTGCACCGGAAGGGGCTGTGATAATAATGATCTTGCCGTGGGCTACTGACATGCCGCTTTATTTCCGGCAAAGAAAACAAAAAAAAACCACCATACCATGTCTTAATTACCCCCGAGATTGGCGCATTTGCCCCTTTTTGCACACGCAGATAGCTAATACATTTGTAATAATTATAATCAAAAAAACCACTGTATGAAAATTGTAGGCAAAATATTGCTGGGCATCGTTATTGTCATTGTCCTGGTATTGCTCCTTGGCTTGTTTACAAAGAAAGAATACACTGTAGAAAGAAGTATCGTCATCAACCGCCCCAACCAGCAGGTGTTCGACTATATCAAATTCGTCAAAAATCATCTCAACTATAACAAATGGTGGCGCATGGACCCCAACGTAAAAACTACGTTCACCGGCACCGACGGCACCCCCGGATTTATAGCGGCATGGGATAGCGAAATGAAAGAAGCCGGTAAAGGCGAACAGCAGATCACCGCCGTGAAAGAAGGAGAATATACCGATTGTGAAATAAGATTTATCAAACCTTTCGAGGGAGTGGCCTATACCAGGATGAGCACCAGCGCCGTTACAGATGCACAAACACGTGTAACCTGGCGGTTTAACGGTAAAATGAAATACCCCATGAACATAATGTTGCTGTTCATGAACATGGACAAGATGCTGGGTAAAGACCTGGAAGCAAGCCTCACCAGCCTGAAGGCCCTCCTCGAAAAATAATACAAATTTTTATGGTGGAAGTTTTCAAAACCAACGTGAATAACAGGCACCAGGCCAACCTGCTGATAGCAGAAATACACCAACACTTCAATACCTACCGCGTTAATTTCGACCTGGAGGATTGCGACCATATCCTCCGGGTCGCCTGCGACAACGGCGGGCAAATTGAAGCAGCCCTTGTAATAAGCGTGCTCCGGCGCTATGGTTTCACCGCCGAAATCCTGCCCGGCTAAAATGAAAAGCAGCGCGGGAAAACAGGCGCCGCATTACACTACATCCCTGAAAACAGAATTTACATAACCCGTATCGAAAATATATAGTAACATTACAGGTATGAACTGATAACTAATTTCATCTGCCACCTGGCTACTGCCCGCTCAGCCGAAGCATCACAATACCGCTCCCCGGGCAAAACCATACATCCAGCCAGGTAAAACCACACGTCACCAGCACTGCCCGGCATCCGGATAACACGATCCGGCCATAACAACATATTTGCACAGACAAAAAACAGCAGTCAAAACATATGGCTGAAATTCAGAAACAAAATAGTTTCTCCCGTTTATACCACGTAGTAAAGCAATCCCTCAACGGAGAAACATTAGACTATACACAAGGCAGCATTTCAAAAGCAGTAGTATTACTTGCCATTCCCATGATCCTCGAACTAAGCCTCGAAAGCGTGTTTGCACTGGTCGACATGTTTTTCGTAGGCAAACTGGGAGAAAATGCCATTGCCACAGTTGGCCTCACAGAATCGGTGATCACCATCGTTTACTCCATAGCCATGGGCTTAAGTACCGCCGCAACAGCCATCGTAGCCAGGCGAACCGGCGAAAAAGCGCCCGACGCAGCAGCACATGCAGGCGCACAGGCCATAGTAATAGCCCTTTTCCTCACAGTTATCCTGAGTATAACAGGCGTCATATTCGCCGCAGATATCCTGCGGCTCATGGGAGCCGATGCCGCAGTAGTGGCCGATGGGGCCATATTCACCCGCATCATGTTTGGCGGCAGTGTATCCATCATCCTTCTATTCCTCATCAATGGTATCTTCCGGGGCGCAGGCGACGCCGCCATGGCCATGAAAAGCCTATGGATCGCCAGCATCCTCAACATCATCCTTTGCCCGCTGCTCATACATTTCTACGGATTGAAAGGCGCAGCCATCGCCACCCTGATAGGCCGCTCCTCAGGCGTATTGTACCAATGCTATCACCTCACAAAAGGAAGAAAAGGCCTGCTGCATTTCCGT
This Filimonas effusa DNA region includes the following protein-coding sequences:
- a CDS encoding SDR family oxidoreductase; the encoded protein is MQFRDKTVFITGASRGIGKEIALKLASEGANIVIAAKSVTEDPRLGGTIYSAAAEVEKAGGQALAVQVDIRNEEQVMAAVAQAAERFGGIDILINNASAIQLSGTEKTDPRRFDLMFDINVRGTFLMTRSCIPHLKKASNPHILTLSPPVNLQPKWLAPHVAYTLTKYNMSMMALGWADEFRNDGIASNALWPRTTIATAAVKNLLGGEELMQKSRTPAIVADAAAAILSKTNLLYTGRTWIDEEVLAAEGITSFTQYAVDPDAELFPDLFI
- the gmk gene encoding guanylate kinase; protein product: MSVAHGKIIIITAPSGAGKTSITRYLLQKYPRLSFSISAATRQPRGAERNGVDYYFMSVEEFQDKIQEEAFIEWEMVYEGKYYGTLKSELERIWSLGKTPMLDIDVKGAIHVQQQFPDQTLSIFIEPPSVDELRKRLMSRGTETEDTLQTRVNKASYEISFKHSFDEVILNDDLDKACVATEAVIAAFLGDNLV
- a CDS encoding SRPBCC family protein; this encodes MKIVGKILLGIVIVIVLVLLLGLFTKKEYTVERSIVINRPNQQVFDYIKFVKNHLNYNKWWRMDPNVKTTFTGTDGTPGFIAAWDSEMKEAGKGEQQITAVKEGEYTDCEIRFIKPFEGVAYTRMSTSAVTDAQTRVTWRFNGKMKYPMNIMLLFMNMDKMLGKDLEASLTSLKALLEK
- a CDS encoding MATE family efflux transporter, producing the protein MAEIQKQNSFSRLYHVVKQSLNGETLDYTQGSISKAVVLLAIPMILELSLESVFALVDMFFVGKLGENAIATVGLTESVITIVYSIAMGLSTAATAIVARRTGEKAPDAAAHAGAQAIVIALFLTVILSITGVIFAADILRLMGADAAVVADGAIFTRIMFGGSVSIILLFLINGIFRGAGDAAMAMKSLWIASILNIILCPLLIHFYGLKGAAIATLIGRSSGVLYQCYHLTKGRKGLLHFRSSHFRIDWPVIRSLVNVGWPATFQFIIASGSWIVLARLVAETGGTAASAGYQVALRNVVFFILPAWGLSNAAATLVGQNLGAGKIERAEKSVWLTARYNAFFMSFVMILFLFFPAPIIRFFTNDAEVASYGARALQICGSAYIFYGIGMVMTQALNGAGDTRTPTVINIVGFWLFQIPLAYLLAKGFNMKTTGVFIAIPVAESMIAIIAWYYFRKGKWKEVKV